CCCAATGGATTTTGCGCGGCGTAGGAGCGTGCGGCACGCAACTGTTCGGCCGCGTCTTCACCCGTCGGCAGCGCGGCGGCCGCGTTTTGGGCGGTGCTTTTTGCGCTCGACGCCGCGCCGCCAAGCGCGCCGGTTGCCGAGCCGATGACATCGCTCACGCGGCCTTTGATGGCTTCGACGCGTTCGTTGACGGCATCGCGGGCGCGTGCGGGAACGTCGGTCTTATAGGCAAGCGCTTCGACCGTTTCGCCCATGCGGCTGCGGGTCTCGTCGATTTCCTGTCTGATGGCGTCGGGATCTTGGCTTTGATTCACAAATGTCTCCTTAGACGGTCGTTGTCGAGTGGTATTAGCGGCCGCGACGAATACTGGATTGCACGGTCGCGATATCTTCTTTGATGGTCTTCATCGTCTGCTGCGGGACTGGCGTACCGATCTTCTTCAGTTCCGCGCGG
This Candidatus Eremiobacterota bacterium DNA region includes the following protein-coding sequences:
- a CDS encoding DUF3618 domain-containing protein; this translates as MNQSQDPDAIRQEIDETRSRMGETVEALAYKTDVPARARDAVNERVEAIKGRVSDVIGSATGALGGAASSAKSTAQNAAAALPTGEDAAEQLRAARSYAAQNPLGVAIGAIAVGFLVGLCLPVSEIERKNVGRLGEQMTEQAKTAAAGAIEQGKAAVTQAIGDALTGAQAPPQGRA